The following proteins are encoded in a genomic region of Synechococcus sp. ROS8604:
- a CDS encoding SpoIID/LytB domain-containing protein codes for MSLTPPFGWLKRRVVVPLALVSAIACSCRAQEATIESGPAAVVTHRSVPLPPKAREAPLWVALDDHLGRGTTTQRSGPLLTLKSAGEQSLRLRDGSGTVVAEARSLRLSWRLAPLAVPVEIARQIVGPFASFESAERIANRWRDQGVVARVAHPGDWEVWAPMDAERLAGVPVRRSARTLTTEMKAVLEGPSGGRTLQGPLMLEAPSGLLWQGGVLRGPFRLQPDAYGSWTLLEQVPLERYLEGVVPHEIGAGSPRAALEAQAVLARTWALANSHRYAIDGYHLCSDTQCQVYSDPRQASAAVRQAIRATAGQVLAWNGEPIQAWYHASNGGVMAGAEEAWAMDSLPYVQARADGSAAWIKGLALPLKDPTSVSGLLSRGDGAYGTNHPRFRWSRTYSAVQVAQALRAAGLPAGVPIALNVQTRGASGRVLALGIEMTGNGEPVMLRLDGIRRTLRRLPSTLFVIETLGPDRWRFKGGGFGHGVGLSQAGAIDLAARGWSFERILSHYYPGTTLTTVQPSSSSIPGQAP; via the coding sequence GTGTCCTTGACTCCTCCCTTTGGCTGGCTGAAGCGCCGGGTCGTTGTTCCGTTGGCGTTGGTGAGTGCGATCGCTTGCAGCTGCCGCGCGCAAGAAGCGACGATCGAATCGGGCCCTGCTGCCGTTGTGACCCATCGATCGGTTCCTTTGCCGCCGAAGGCCCGTGAAGCGCCCTTATGGGTGGCCCTGGACGATCACCTCGGCCGCGGCACCACCACGCAACGGTCCGGGCCTTTGCTCACCTTGAAGAGTGCTGGCGAGCAGTCCCTGCGCTTGAGGGATGGATCTGGAACCGTGGTTGCCGAGGCGAGGTCGCTGCGTCTCAGCTGGCGACTGGCTCCTCTGGCTGTTCCTGTAGAGATTGCACGCCAGATTGTTGGCCCCTTCGCCAGTTTTGAATCAGCGGAACGGATTGCGAATCGCTGGCGTGATCAAGGTGTGGTCGCCCGTGTTGCCCATCCCGGCGACTGGGAGGTGTGGGCACCCATGGATGCTGAGCGGCTCGCTGGGGTCCCGGTGCGGAGATCGGCGCGCACGCTGACAACGGAGATGAAAGCCGTCTTGGAGGGACCCTCGGGTGGACGCACCTTGCAGGGACCGCTGATGCTGGAGGCTCCAAGCGGTCTGCTCTGGCAGGGAGGCGTTCTGCGTGGCCCATTTCGTCTTCAGCCGGATGCCTACGGCAGCTGGACGTTGCTGGAACAGGTTCCGCTTGAGCGTTATTTAGAGGGGGTGGTTCCCCACGAAATCGGCGCTGGATCCCCTAGGGCAGCACTTGAGGCTCAGGCGGTGTTGGCGAGAACCTGGGCCCTGGCGAATAGTCATCGGTATGCAATCGATGGCTATCACCTCTGCAGTGATACGCAGTGCCAGGTGTACAGCGATCCCCGTCAAGCCAGTGCTGCGGTGCGTCAGGCGATTCGTGCGACGGCTGGACAGGTTTTGGCTTGGAATGGTGAGCCGATTCAAGCTTGGTATCACGCCAGTAACGGTGGGGTGATGGCTGGAGCAGAAGAGGCCTGGGCGATGGACTCCCTTCCTTACGTTCAGGCCCGTGCCGATGGATCAGCGGCATGGATCAAGGGCCTGGCCTTGCCGCTCAAGGACCCCACCTCTGTGAGTGGCTTGCTCTCTCGCGGCGATGGTGCCTATGGCACGAATCACCCTCGTTTTCGTTGGTCGCGTACCTACAGCGCTGTCCAGGTTGCTCAGGCTCTACGGGCGGCTGGTCTGCCTGCTGGTGTCCCCATTGCTCTCAACGTGCAGACGAGAGGAGCGAGTGGACGGGTGCTGGCTCTCGGCATCGAGATGACGGGGAACGGGGAGCCGGTCATGTTGCGACTGGATGGCATCCGTCGCACCTTGCGCCGCCTTCCCAGCACCTTGTTTGTGATTGAGACCCTTGGGCCCGATCGATGGCGTTTTAAGGGTGGAGGATTTGGCCATGGAGTGGGCCTCTCGCAAGCCGGTGCCATTGATCTGGCGGCTCGAGGTTGGAGCTTTGAGCGGATTCTCAGCCACTATTACCCAGGAACAACATTGACCACGGTCCAACCGTCTTCCAGTTCCATACCCGGTCAGGCCCCTTAA
- the psb34 gene encoding photosystem II assembly protein Psb34: MQVTQEDGGRLNAFAKEPRMEVISDGASLSNGSRLLIISGAVLVIALMALSVAVS; encoded by the coding sequence ATGCAGGTCACTCAAGAAGATGGCGGTCGCCTCAACGCCTTCGCGAAGGAACCTCGAATGGAAGTGATCAGCGACGGAGCCTCTCTCAGCAACGGCTCTCGGCTGCTGATCATCTCCGGCGCAGTGCTTGTGATCGCCCTCATGGCTCTGTCCGTAGCCGTCAGCTAA
- the rplT gene encoding 50S ribosomal protein L20, translating into MARVKRGNVARKRRNKILRLARGFRGSNGTLFRTANQRVMKALCNAYRDRRRRKRDFRRLWIARINAAARMNGVSYSRLIGGLKKADVRINRKMLAQMAVVDPASFANVVNATQG; encoded by the coding sequence ATGGCTCGCGTCAAGAGAGGCAATGTTGCCCGTAAACGCCGCAATAAAATTCTCCGTTTAGCCCGTGGTTTCCGCGGCAGCAACGGAACACTCTTCCGTACGGCAAATCAACGCGTCATGAAGGCGCTTTGCAATGCCTACCGCGACCGTCGTCGTCGCAAACGTGATTTCCGCCGTCTCTGGATTGCACGGATCAATGCAGCAGCACGCATGAATGGCGTGAGCTACAGCCGTTTGATTGGCGGTCTCAAGAAAGCTGATGTGCGGATCAACCGCAAAATGTTGGCCCAGATGGCTGTTGTCGATCCTGCGAGTTTCGCCAACGTTGTGAATGCCACTCAGGGTTAA
- a CDS encoding NAD-dependent epimerase/dehydratase family protein, whose amino-acid sequence MKVLVLGGDGFCGWPCAVNLADQNHDVVIVDNLSRRKIDIDLEVESLTPIVSIGERLNVWESIGGKPMRFIHMDIAHEYQRLLDLIIEEKPDSVVHFAEQRAAPYSMKSSATKRYTVDNNVNGTHNLLAAIVESGQDIHVVHLGTMGVYGYGSHRGATIPEGYLKVEVPQPDGSRFEEEILHPASPGSVYHMTKTLDQLLFLYYNKNDKVRITDLHQGIVWGTNTEATDRDPRLTNRFDYDGDYGTVLNRFLMQAAIGYPLTVHGTGGQTRAFIHIRDSVRCVQLALENRPEKGERVKIFNQMTESHQVGELAKKVAALTGAQVNNLPNPRNEAVENDLIVDNRCFIELGLKPTTLDDGLLKEVVEIATRYADRCDRNRILCTSAWTKTQAQAIGNAS is encoded by the coding sequence GTGAAAGTTCTCGTTTTAGGTGGTGACGGCTTCTGCGGCTGGCCTTGTGCGGTGAATTTGGCGGACCAAAATCACGATGTTGTGATTGTGGACAACCTCAGCCGTCGCAAGATCGACATCGACCTTGAGGTGGAATCGTTAACGCCGATCGTGAGCATCGGTGAACGCCTCAACGTCTGGGAAAGCATTGGCGGCAAGCCCATGCGATTCATCCATATGGATATCGCCCACGAGTACCAACGGCTCCTCGACCTCATCATCGAAGAGAAACCCGACTCGGTGGTGCACTTCGCCGAGCAGCGCGCCGCTCCTTACTCAATGAAGAGCAGCGCCACCAAGCGCTACACCGTTGACAACAACGTGAACGGCACCCACAACCTGCTGGCCGCGATCGTGGAATCGGGCCAAGACATCCACGTGGTGCACCTGGGCACGATGGGGGTGTATGGCTATGGCTCCCACCGTGGCGCCACCATTCCTGAGGGCTACCTCAAGGTGGAAGTGCCCCAGCCTGATGGCAGCCGTTTTGAGGAGGAAATTCTTCATCCAGCCAGTCCTGGCAGCGTTTATCACATGACCAAGACGCTCGATCAGCTGCTGTTCCTCTACTACAACAAGAACGACAAGGTCCGCATTACCGACCTTCACCAAGGCATTGTTTGGGGCACCAACACGGAGGCCACGGATCGTGATCCGCGGCTCACCAACCGCTTTGATTACGACGGTGACTACGGAACGGTGCTGAACCGCTTCCTGATGCAAGCCGCGATCGGATATCCTCTCACCGTGCATGGCACCGGCGGTCAAACCCGCGCCTTCATCCACATCCGTGACTCGGTGCGTTGCGTGCAGCTCGCACTCGAAAACCGGCCTGAAAAAGGCGAACGGGTCAAGATTTTCAATCAAATGACCGAGAGCCACCAAGTGGGCGAATTGGCCAAGAAGGTGGCTGCCTTAACAGGCGCTCAGGTCAACAATCTCCCGAATCCACGCAACGAAGCCGTTGAAAACGATCTGATCGTGGACAACCGCTGTTTCATCGAACTGGGGCTCAAACCCACCACCTTGGATGACGGCCTCTTGAAGGAGGTGGTGGAAATCGCCACTCGCTATGCGGATCGCTGCGACCGGAATCGCATCCTCTGCACATCGGCCTGGACCAAAACCCAAGCCCAAGCCATTGGCAACGCCTCCTGA
- the rpmI gene encoding 50S ribosomal protein L35: MPKLKTRKAAAKRFKATGTGKFMRRRAFHNHLLDHKSPKQKRHLKTKAVVDRTDEERVTLMMPYA, from the coding sequence ATGCCCAAGCTCAAGACCCGCAAAGCAGCCGCCAAACGGTTCAAAGCAACAGGCACTGGCAAGTTCATGCGTCGCCGCGCCTTTCATAATCACCTTCTCGATCACAAATCGCCGAAACAGAAGCGTCATTTGAAGACCAAGGCTGTGGTGGATCGCACCGACGAGGAACGCGTCACGCTGATGATGCCCTACGCCTGA
- a CDS encoding DNA polymerase III subunit gamma/tau produces the protein MSQAYQPLHHKYRPQRFDQLVGQEAIAATLGHALTSGRIAPAYLFSGPRGTGKTSSARILARSLNCLSHDGPTPQPCGTCELCTTIARGTALDVIEIDAASNTGVDNIRDLIERSRFAPVQARWKVYVVDECHMLSTAAFNALLKTLEEPPPQVVFVLATTDPQRVLPTILSRCQRFDFRRIPLGALNAHLAWIAEQESIPIQSEALHVVAQRAQGGLRDAESLLDQLSLLPGPIKADAVWDLLGAVPEQELLNLAEALAEGEPLTLLEASRRLLDRGRDPGAVLQGLAGILRDLVLMAVAPDRPELTGVSPQFREQLPALAQRLGRQRLLHWQAQLKGSEQQLRQSVQPRLWLEVLLLGLLADAELPIAKTPTAAAVSRPTSSVAVVSTPPVASTAPAAEASAPPISLPNTSPQPVVSSEPAPAPAPAPAPAPAPAPAPTPTPTPTPTPTPTPTPTPTPTPASAPPAEQQPAPDSHNLPELWQQILASLELPSTRMLLSQQAQLVRLDPHRAVVQVAGNWMGMVQSRASLLEQAIKRSIGGNRQLVLENHGGAAPMASTPSAAPATPSQPKPSQPTPAAPSPVAMPAVQAPPITPVAEPTTSTTPAQSSAATTAASSAAPSVLSAEVPRPGAQSMGSPTPPSPADVNPPSIMDEKLKRFADFFNGQVLDVELDHDENS, from the coding sequence ATGAGTCAGGCCTATCAGCCGCTGCATCACAAATACCGTCCTCAACGGTTTGATCAGCTGGTGGGTCAGGAGGCGATTGCCGCCACACTCGGCCATGCCCTCACCTCCGGACGCATTGCCCCGGCCTATCTGTTCAGCGGCCCGCGAGGAACCGGCAAAACCTCCAGCGCCAGGATCCTGGCGCGCTCACTCAATTGCCTCAGCCACGACGGCCCAACGCCCCAGCCCTGCGGGACTTGTGAGCTCTGCACCACGATTGCGCGAGGCACCGCACTCGATGTCATCGAGATCGATGCCGCCTCCAACACCGGTGTCGACAACATTCGCGATCTGATCGAACGTTCCCGGTTTGCCCCTGTGCAGGCGCGCTGGAAGGTGTACGTGGTGGATGAGTGCCACATGCTCTCCACAGCCGCGTTTAACGCGCTGCTCAAAACCCTGGAAGAGCCACCGCCTCAGGTGGTGTTCGTGTTAGCCACGACCGATCCCCAACGGGTGCTGCCCACGATCCTGAGCCGCTGCCAGCGCTTTGACTTCAGGCGCATTCCACTCGGGGCTTTGAACGCGCACTTGGCCTGGATTGCCGAGCAGGAGTCGATTCCAATCCAATCAGAGGCGCTGCATGTGGTGGCCCAGCGCGCCCAAGGAGGGTTGCGCGATGCGGAAAGCCTTCTCGATCAGCTCAGCCTCCTGCCGGGTCCGATCAAAGCGGATGCGGTCTGGGACCTGTTGGGAGCGGTTCCAGAGCAAGAACTTCTCAACCTGGCTGAAGCGCTTGCAGAGGGAGAACCGCTCACGCTGCTCGAGGCGAGCAGACGCCTACTGGATCGTGGCCGGGATCCCGGCGCTGTACTGCAGGGGTTAGCGGGGATTTTGCGCGACCTGGTGTTGATGGCTGTTGCACCGGACCGTCCAGAGCTCACCGGAGTCTCCCCACAATTTCGAGAGCAGTTGCCTGCCCTCGCACAACGCCTAGGCCGGCAGCGACTCCTGCACTGGCAAGCCCAACTCAAGGGCAGCGAACAGCAACTGCGTCAAAGCGTGCAACCAAGGTTGTGGCTGGAAGTGTTGCTCCTAGGCCTCCTGGCTGACGCCGAGCTCCCCATTGCCAAAACCCCGACTGCGGCGGCGGTGAGCAGGCCAACAAGCAGCGTTGCCGTCGTCAGCACTCCCCCGGTGGCCAGCACAGCTCCAGCCGCTGAAGCATCAGCACCACCCATCAGTCTTCCAAATACAAGCCCCCAACCGGTCGTCAGCTCAGAGCCTGCTCCTGCTCCTGCTCCTGCTCCTGCTCCTGCTCCTGCTCCTGCTCCTGCTCCTACTCCTACTCCTACTCCTACTCCTACTCCTACTCCTACTCCTACTCCTACTCCTACTCCTACGCCAGCCTCAGCGCCCCCAGCAGAGCAACAGCCAGCCCCTGACAGTCACAATCTGCCTGAACTGTGGCAACAGATTCTCGCCAGTCTCGAGCTCCCCTCCACCCGGATGCTGCTGTCACAGCAGGCCCAACTGGTCCGACTCGATCCCCATCGCGCTGTGGTGCAGGTGGCTGGAAATTGGATGGGCATGGTGCAAAGCCGGGCCAGTTTGCTGGAGCAAGCGATCAAACGTTCGATTGGCGGGAATCGGCAACTGGTCTTGGAAAACCATGGCGGTGCAGCCCCGATGGCCTCAACGCCCTCCGCCGCACCAGCAACACCGTCTCAACCAAAGCCGTCTCAACCAACACCAGCAGCTCCATCGCCCGTCGCGATGCCAGCTGTGCAAGCACCGCCCATCACTCCGGTCGCAGAGCCCACAACCAGCACAACACCAGCACAATCGTCAGCGGCAACCACAGCGGCAAGCTCAGCAGCTCCCAGCGTCCTTTCAGCAGAGGTCCCTAGGCCGGGGGCCCAATCCATGGGCTCGCCCACTCCGCCTTCACCTGCGGACGTGAATCCCCCTTCAATCATGGATGAAAAGTTGAAGCGCTTTGCCGACTTTTTTAACGGTCAAGTCCTGGATGTGGAACTGGACCATGACGAAAACAGTTGA
- the mrdA gene encoding penicillin-binding protein 2: MTRSASPPRDAQRQSGLRQQPLVLFGVVLLFCSAMVARLVWLQVLEGPRYRQLADENRIRLVPRSPTRGRLLDRKGRVLASSKLTYSLYVEPRLVDDAAWPALRDRLASLLDLNPSTLDRRRQSGPDRNGYRINLASELSPEQVLRFREQSLGLKGAQVDVDILRAYPYGSLAAHTLGYTQPITEEEYTALADRGYKIRDRIGRIGVEAAYESHLRGEWGGQMLEVNAMGEVQRHLGDRPSVAGKDLTLTLDLDLQKVAEQVLADKPGGAIVAMDPRNGAILALASKPNFDPNFFSKLVTTQKEYDALFSNPKKPLLSRAMNAYDPGSTWKPVTAMAGMASGKFPPEVKLNTTACITYGGHCFPDHNGAGFGRIGYADALRFSSNTFFYQVGVGSGSLALKKAATQLGFGRKTGIEIGWEENVGLVGDEAWAKEGRGWAEPGSTPWIPEDMASASIGQSVVQITPLQLARAYCVFANGGWLVTPHLADQGLDWTAPSRRTKVPIKPATLAKIRQGLRKVVEDGTGYGLNGEGIPPAAGKTGTAEDSTGGPDHAWFASYAPYPNGEIVVVAFAQNTPGGGSVHALPMAKKVIEVWNRNRTQN; this comes from the coding sequence GTTCGGAGTGGTGCTGTTGTTTTGCAGCGCGATGGTTGCTCGCCTGGTCTGGCTCCAGGTGTTGGAGGGTCCCCGTTACAGGCAGTTGGCGGATGAAAATCGCATTCGCTTGGTACCTAGATCGCCAACGCGCGGCCGTCTTCTTGATCGCAAAGGGCGTGTTTTGGCCTCCAGCAAGCTCACCTATTCGCTGTATGTGGAGCCGCGCTTGGTGGATGATGCGGCCTGGCCGGCGTTGCGCGACCGGCTTGCCAGTCTTCTCGATCTCAACCCGTCAACCCTGGATCGTCGGCGCCAGTCAGGCCCAGACCGCAATGGTTACCGCATCAATTTGGCCAGTGAACTCAGCCCTGAGCAGGTGCTGCGTTTCCGGGAGCAGTCCCTCGGCCTGAAGGGAGCTCAAGTGGACGTGGACATTCTTCGCGCCTATCCCTACGGATCGCTGGCAGCCCATACCCTCGGCTACACACAGCCGATCACCGAGGAGGAGTACACCGCCCTGGCTGATCGGGGCTACAAAATTCGCGATCGTATTGGTCGCATCGGCGTCGAGGCGGCCTACGAGTCCCATTTACGGGGCGAATGGGGTGGTCAAATGCTTGAAGTGAATGCCATGGGTGAGGTGCAAAGGCACCTGGGCGATCGTCCCTCCGTGGCGGGCAAAGATCTCACTCTCACGCTCGATCTTGATCTTCAGAAGGTGGCTGAACAGGTTTTGGCTGATAAGCCTGGCGGCGCAATCGTGGCCATGGACCCTCGCAACGGAGCGATTTTGGCGCTTGCGAGCAAACCGAATTTTGACCCCAATTTTTTCTCGAAACTGGTCACCACGCAGAAGGAGTACGACGCGCTGTTTTCCAATCCCAAAAAGCCGCTGTTAAGCCGTGCCATGAATGCCTATGACCCTGGCAGCACGTGGAAGCCCGTGACGGCAATGGCAGGAATGGCGTCAGGCAAATTTCCGCCTGAGGTCAAGTTGAACACCACCGCTTGCATCACCTACGGCGGTCACTGTTTCCCTGATCACAATGGCGCTGGCTTTGGCCGGATTGGCTACGCCGATGCCCTGCGCTTCTCCAGCAACACGTTCTTCTATCAAGTGGGCGTGGGGTCGGGTTCGCTTGCTCTCAAGAAGGCGGCCACCCAGCTTGGCTTCGGGCGCAAGACGGGGATTGAGATCGGTTGGGAGGAAAATGTGGGTCTCGTTGGAGATGAAGCCTGGGCGAAGGAGGGCCGCGGCTGGGCGGAGCCTGGGTCCACGCCTTGGATTCCAGAGGACATGGCCTCTGCGTCGATTGGCCAGTCCGTGGTGCAGATCACCCCTCTTCAACTGGCACGGGCTTACTGCGTGTTTGCCAATGGTGGCTGGCTCGTCACCCCCCATCTGGCCGATCAAGGCTTGGATTGGACGGCCCCATCGCGGCGTACCAAGGTGCCGATCAAGCCAGCAACCCTGGCCAAGATCCGTCAAGGTTTGCGCAAGGTGGTGGAGGACGGCACCGGCTACGGCCTGAACGGAGAGGGCATTCCTCCTGCGGCAGGTAAGACCGGTACGGCGGAGGACAGCACGGGCGGTCCAGATCATGCCTGGTTTGCCAGTTATGCCCCTTACCCGAACGGCGAGATTGTGGTGGTGGCCTTTGCGCAGAACACCCCTGGGGGAGGTTCCGTGCATGCGCTGCCGATGGCCAAAAAAGTGATTGAGGTTTGGAACCGCAACCGCACACAAAATTGA
- a CDS encoding thiazole synthase translates to MDPTHSHDEALHIGGRSFNSRLITGTGKYPNLEAMQLSLESSGCEMVTVAVRRVQAVAEGHSGLMEAIDWSRIWMLPNTAGCTNAEEAVRVARLGRELAKLAGQENNNFVKLEVIPDSRHLLPDPFGTLEAAEMLVKENFTVLPYINADPLLAKRLEDVGCATVMPLGSPIGSGQGLRNAANIRLIIENAKVPVVVDAGIGVPSDAAQAMEMGADAVLINSAIALAGQPPLMAEAMASAVQAGRQSLLAGRLPTRAEASPSSPTSGRINS, encoded by the coding sequence ATGGATCCGACCCACTCTCACGACGAAGCACTCCATATCGGAGGGCGCAGCTTCAACAGCAGACTGATCACCGGGACAGGCAAATACCCAAACCTGGAGGCCATGCAGCTCAGCCTGGAGAGCTCTGGCTGTGAGATGGTCACGGTTGCCGTTCGGCGCGTTCAGGCGGTCGCTGAGGGGCATTCAGGCCTCATGGAAGCCATTGACTGGTCACGCATCTGGATGCTTCCCAATACGGCGGGGTGCACCAACGCCGAGGAAGCCGTGCGAGTGGCCCGGCTTGGCAGGGAGCTCGCCAAGCTGGCGGGTCAGGAAAACAACAACTTTGTGAAATTGGAGGTCATCCCAGACAGTCGTCACTTACTTCCCGACCCCTTTGGAACCTTGGAAGCAGCAGAAATGCTGGTGAAGGAGAACTTCACCGTTCTGCCCTACATCAATGCGGACCCCCTCTTGGCCAAGCGCTTAGAGGACGTGGGCTGCGCCACCGTGATGCCCTTGGGATCCCCCATCGGATCAGGTCAAGGCTTACGCAATGCCGCCAACATCCGCCTGATCATTGAGAACGCCAAGGTGCCGGTGGTGGTTGATGCGGGAATCGGCGTGCCAAGTGATGCGGCCCAAGCGATGGAGATGGGCGCCGATGCCGTTCTCATCAACAGCGCCATCGCCCTCGCGGGACAACCTCCCCTGATGGCAGAAGCGATGGCCTCCGCCGTGCAGGCAGGACGCCAATCCTTGCTGGCGGGCCGGTTACCAACCCGCGCCGAAGCCTCTCCAAGCTCCCCCACCAGCGGACGCATCAACAGCTAG
- a CDS encoding glycosyltransferase family 1 protein, which produces MRIAFFTETFLPKVDGIVTRLTKTVKHLVDAGDEVVVFCPEGAPSSYMGAKVVGVPAMPLPLYPELKLALPRPAVSEAIDAFQPDLIHVVNPAVLGLGGIWLAKSKSIPLIASYHTHLPKYLEHYGMGMLEPLLWELLKAAHNQAVLNLCTSTAMVQELSDKGIQHTALWQRGVDTELFRPELRSPELRQRLLGAYDDRGSLLLYVGRLSAEKQIERIRPVLEALPDTRLALVGDGPHRQQLEKHFEGTATTFVGYLAGEELAGAYASGDAFLFPSSTETLGLVLLEAMAAGCPVVGANRGGIPDIISDGVNGCLYEPDGADAGAGSLIEATRKLLGNDLERQTLRNAARSEAERWGWAGATEQLRGYYRQVLSSDISSAA; this is translated from the coding sequence TTGAGAATCGCCTTCTTTACCGAAACTTTCCTCCCCAAAGTCGACGGCATCGTCACCCGGCTCACCAAAACGGTGAAGCATCTGGTCGATGCCGGAGATGAGGTGGTGGTGTTTTGTCCGGAAGGCGCACCCAGCAGCTACATGGGAGCCAAGGTGGTGGGCGTTCCAGCCATGCCCTTGCCGCTCTACCCAGAGCTGAAGCTGGCCTTGCCGCGGCCTGCGGTCTCCGAAGCCATCGATGCCTTCCAGCCAGACCTGATCCACGTGGTCAATCCAGCGGTTTTGGGTTTAGGAGGCATCTGGCTCGCCAAGAGCAAATCCATCCCCCTCATCGCCAGTTATCACACCCATCTGCCGAAATATCTTGAGCACTACGGCATGGGCATGCTCGAACCGTTGCTTTGGGAGCTGCTGAAAGCAGCGCATAACCAAGCCGTGCTCAATCTCTGCACCTCCACAGCGATGGTGCAAGAGCTCAGCGACAAGGGCATCCAACACACTGCCCTCTGGCAGCGAGGCGTGGATACGGAGCTGTTCCGGCCCGAACTGCGTAGCCCAGAACTCCGTCAACGCTTGCTCGGTGCATACGACGACCGCGGCTCACTGCTGCTGTATGTCGGGCGGCTCTCGGCAGAAAAACAGATCGAACGGATCCGCCCCGTGCTCGAAGCGTTGCCCGATACCCGACTGGCACTCGTCGGCGACGGACCCCACCGGCAACAGTTGGAGAAGCATTTCGAAGGAACGGCCACCACCTTTGTGGGCTATCTGGCCGGAGAAGAACTTGCGGGGGCCTATGCCAGCGGTGATGCCTTCCTCTTTCCCTCCAGCACCGAAACCCTTGGCCTTGTGTTGCTCGAAGCGATGGCCGCTGGCTGCCCGGTGGTGGGAGCCAATCGCGGCGGCATTCCAGACATCATCAGCGACGGCGTGAACGGCTGTCTTTATGAACCGGACGGGGCCGATGCAGGGGCGGGGAGCTTGATCGAAGCCACCCGCAAGCTGCTCGGCAATGATCTCGAACGTCAAACCCTCCGCAATGCCGCCCGCTCGGAAGCTGAGCGCTGGGGCTGGGCAGGAGCCACAGAACAATTACGCGGCTATTACCGCCAAGTGCTCTCCTCAGACATCAGCTCAGCGGCATAA
- a CDS encoding glycosyltransferase family 2 protein, which yields MTSNGDRVLAAGTGDRRRGKTALFVVACGCAGAVPHWLDPSRSLIPSLTLALVLGGYSLSTTLRGSDESASPANSGPAPDATDGDGTSLTGTSITEASTPGTALAAEPAVVESLASWPNVDVVVAARDEEAVVARLMERLGALRYPADQLTTWIVDDGSEDKTPDLLDELKPQYPNLNVIRRQRNAGGGKSGALNAALAQSSGEWILVLDADGQISDDQLERLIPIAVMGDWSGVQMRKAVTNADTNLLTRVQAMEMAFDALIQQGRLLGGGVSELRGNGQLLRRDVLEACGGFNEDTVTDDLDLSFRFLLQGARTTLLWNPSVREEAVETISALWKQRQRWAEGGLQRFFDYWPGLLSNRLTVGQRRDLACFFLLQYALPVLSFADLVTSVFTRTSPVYWPLSIVAFGVSGVAYWRGCRRFSEGPALPQPDPFSLLLAIAYLSHWFFVIPWVTLRMAVLPKRLVWAKTTHRGHEETVKA from the coding sequence ATGACTTCGAACGGTGACAGGGTGTTGGCCGCAGGGACAGGCGATCGCCGACGCGGCAAGACAGCCTTGTTTGTGGTGGCTTGTGGTTGTGCGGGAGCAGTGCCCCATTGGCTCGACCCCTCCAGGAGTCTCATCCCTTCGCTCACGCTGGCGCTCGTGCTCGGTGGGTATTCCCTCAGCACGACGCTAAGAGGCTCTGATGAGAGCGCGAGTCCCGCGAACAGCGGGCCTGCTCCCGATGCAACCGATGGGGATGGGACATCTCTCACGGGAACATCCATCACGGAGGCATCCACTCCTGGGACAGCCCTGGCTGCGGAGCCCGCTGTCGTCGAGAGCTTGGCCTCTTGGCCCAACGTGGACGTAGTGGTGGCGGCCAGGGATGAGGAAGCTGTGGTGGCTCGTCTCATGGAGCGCCTGGGAGCACTTCGCTATCCAGCTGACCAACTCACGACCTGGATCGTTGATGACGGCAGCGAAGACAAAACGCCAGATCTTCTGGATGAACTGAAGCCTCAATATCCCAACCTGAATGTGATTCGCAGGCAGCGGAACGCAGGCGGAGGCAAGTCAGGTGCGTTGAATGCGGCGTTGGCTCAAAGCAGTGGGGAGTGGATTCTCGTTCTCGATGCCGATGGCCAAATCAGTGACGACCAGCTCGAACGGTTGATTCCGATCGCCGTGATGGGTGATTGGTCTGGCGTGCAGATGCGCAAAGCGGTGACGAACGCCGATACCAACCTGCTAACGCGGGTCCAGGCCATGGAGATGGCCTTTGATGCGCTGATTCAGCAGGGACGCTTGTTAGGGGGAGGGGTGTCTGAACTGCGCGGGAACGGGCAGTTGCTGCGGCGTGATGTGTTGGAAGCCTGCGGCGGATTCAATGAGGACACGGTCACGGACGACCTGGACCTGAGTTTTCGTTTTTTGCTCCAAGGTGCTCGCACAACCTTGCTTTGGAATCCATCGGTGCGAGAAGAGGCGGTGGAGACGATTTCGGCGCTTTGGAAGCAACGACAACGATGGGCAGAAGGAGGGTTGCAGCGCTTCTTTGATTACTGGCCGGGGCTGCTTTCCAATCGCTTAACGGTCGGCCAGAGACGTGACCTGGCTTGTTTTTTCTTGCTGCAGTACGCCCTGCCTGTGCTCTCCTTTGCCGATCTGGTGACCAGTGTGTTCACGCGAACCTCGCCGGTGTACTGGCCCTTATCGATTGTGGCGTTTGGCGTGTCAGGCGTGGCCTACTGGAGGGGGTGCCGCCGCTTCAGTGAAGGCCCTGCCTTGCCTCAACCCGATCCGTTTTCGTTGCTTTTGGCGATTGCCTATCTAAGCCACTGGTTCTTTGTCATTCCCTGGGTCACGCTGCGGATGGCGGTGCTTCCCAAGCGCTTGGTCTGGGCAAAAACCACCCACCGTGGCCATGAGGAGACGGTCAAAGCCTGA